The following proteins are co-located in the Neomonachus schauinslandi chromosome 8, ASM220157v2, whole genome shotgun sequence genome:
- the LOC110586924 gene encoding tubulin beta-4B chain-like — translation MYFQSESKGLGIQRANGFWEVISDEHGIDPTGSYHGDSDLQLERINVYYNEAAGNKYVPRAILVDLEPGTMDSVRSGPFGQIFRPDNFVFGM, via the exons ATGTAtttccagtctgagtccaaaggcctgggAATCCAGAGAGCCAATGGT ttttGGGAGGTCATCAGTGATGAGCATGGGATCGACCCCACTGGCAGTTACCATGGAGACAGTGACTTGCAGCTGGAGAGAATCAACGTGTACTACAATGAAGCTGCTG GTAACAAATACGTACCTCGGGCCATCCTGGTGGATCTGGAGCCGGGCACCATGGACTCCGTCAGGTCTGGACCATTCGGCCAGATCTTCAGGCCGGACAACTTCGTGTTTGGTATGTAG